Proteins encoded by one window of Streptomyces sp. LX-29:
- a CDS encoding integrase: MGEKQRDCVTCSAPVGYLDRQHCCRCWRQLNEQAAKAVCPGCGRDRVLQQDTGRCIICSRVCEECGHPVRSSQNRLCRDCRRKAEQRAAQQTCPRCRRTGYLRETTGWCGHCSRPRQQKQPPRTCRECGQLRRHAGLGLCSACWQKHPGRPFIRGEHLRDRLADPPSWLGDFVTHVAARHCTARACGFVTDLGRLLEDGHSTSPQALLERSRRPGRSMGSFARALEDFFTLRHLALPTDQAERLAVGRRQRRIEAVPEPLRQAVAAFNTSRMRAQDRARRAGTRPRNNHTLETALATLRDLALFLIDDRDKNDWALLDVHDVEAFLAVLPKGRKRRLTVLRQFFRFARSQKMLLVDPTRELVAKETNGFRGQTLALDQQRELFERWTTDQHVHPHEAVMGMLALLHGASSSEMRMLKIDDIDQQAHTVRLGKRPHAVPLDPASWTVLQRCLAHREAWRTDNPHVMVTKGTKAGRSPASTAYLSHVLDDCGFPPRMIRSTRLVDLVNTMDPKLVAAAFGMDPQATLIYLADHVDPGRMPDH, from the coding sequence ATGGGCGAGAAGCAACGCGACTGCGTCACCTGTAGTGCCCCTGTCGGATATCTCGACCGCCAGCACTGCTGCCGGTGCTGGCGCCAGCTCAACGAGCAGGCCGCCAAGGCGGTTTGCCCCGGCTGCGGCCGCGACCGTGTTCTGCAGCAGGACACCGGCCGGTGCATCATCTGCTCACGCGTCTGCGAGGAATGCGGCCACCCCGTCCGGTCATCGCAGAACCGTCTGTGCCGCGACTGCCGGCGCAAGGCCGAACAACGGGCTGCCCAGCAGACATGTCCGCGCTGCCGCAGGACCGGCTATCTGCGTGAGACGACCGGCTGGTGCGGCCACTGTTCACGGCCCCGGCAGCAGAAGCAGCCTCCGAGGACCTGCCGCGAGTGCGGCCAGCTGCGGCGACATGCCGGACTGGGGCTGTGCTCGGCCTGCTGGCAAAAGCACCCCGGCCGTCCCTTCATCCGCGGGGAACACCTCCGCGACCGGCTCGCCGATCCACCCTCCTGGCTGGGGGACTTCGTCACTCATGTCGCCGCCCGGCACTGCACCGCCAGAGCCTGCGGCTTCGTCACCGACCTCGGCCGACTCCTGGAAGACGGGCACTCCACCTCTCCCCAGGCCCTGCTGGAAAGATCCCGCAGGCCCGGACGGTCGATGGGCTCCTTCGCCCGCGCACTCGAGGACTTCTTCACCCTCCGCCACCTGGCCCTGCCCACCGACCAGGCCGAACGGCTCGCCGTCGGCCGACGGCAACGACGCATCGAGGCCGTCCCCGAACCGCTGCGGCAAGCCGTCGCCGCCTTCAACACCTCCCGGATGCGGGCCCAGGACCGAGCCCGCCGAGCTGGCACCCGCCCTCGCAACAATCACACCCTGGAGACAGCCCTGGCCACCCTGCGTGACCTCGCACTCTTCCTGATCGACGACCGGGACAAGAACGACTGGGCCCTCCTCGACGTGCACGACGTCGAAGCCTTCCTCGCCGTCCTGCCCAAGGGACGCAAGCGTCGGCTGACCGTGCTGCGGCAGTTCTTCCGCTTCGCGCGGTCCCAGAAGATGCTGCTGGTCGACCCCACCCGCGAGCTGGTCGCGAAGGAGACGAACGGCTTCCGCGGCCAGACCCTCGCCCTCGACCAGCAACGCGAGCTGTTTGAGCGGTGGACAACCGACCAGCACGTGCACCCGCACGAAGCGGTGATGGGCATGCTCGCTCTGCTGCATGGCGCCTCCAGCTCCGAGATGCGGATGCTGAAGATCGACGACATCGACCAGCAGGCCCACACTGTCCGGCTCGGGAAGCGGCCCCATGCCGTCCCCCTGGACCCCGCTTCCTGGACAGTGCTGCAGCGGTGCCTGGCCCACCGCGAGGCGTGGCGGACAGACAACCCGCACGTCATGGTTACCAAAGGAACAAAGGCCGGGCGGAGCCCGGCCTCCACTGCCTATCTCTCCCACGTTCTTGACGACTGCGGCTTCCCACCCCGCATGATCCGCAGCACCCGTCTCGTCGACCTGGTCAACACCATGGACCCCAAGCTCGTGGCCGCGGCCTTCGGCATGGACCCGCAAGCCACCCTGATCTATCTCGCCGACCACGTCGATCCCGGGCGCATGCCCGATCACTGA
- a CDS encoding helix-turn-helix transcriptional regulator has translation MKIQWRLRMAAAQREVWTGTELRRLLAEKAGLELSSASVSALFTKEPSQVKMTTLAALCTALECTPNDLIEVDTTPVERPIAPPRPVADLPQAASARGRSMPPL, from the coding sequence ATGAAGATCCAATGGCGGCTGCGGATGGCCGCCGCTCAGCGCGAGGTGTGGACCGGGACGGAACTGCGGCGGCTGCTGGCCGAGAAGGCTGGCCTGGAGCTTTCCTCGGCATCGGTGTCCGCGCTGTTCACCAAGGAACCCTCGCAGGTGAAGATGACCACGCTGGCCGCGTTGTGCACCGCGCTGGAGTGCACTCCCAACGACCTGATCGAGGTCGACACCACCCCCGTCGAACGGCCCATCGCACCTCCTCGTCCAGTTGCCGACCTGCCGCAGGCTGCCTCCGCCAGGGGCCGGTCGATGCCGCCTCTGTGA
- a CDS encoding site-specific integrase: MAEARLQVIVGGAVPQEPLTTDPWQFQTMCLDAFVASWPARGFSPVTVDNDIGLLERTLTALGRPAWEVTPEDIDRVVGDLAVQGRKTSTRREYVQIFKGFHRFLQARKAAEIEAAFGVRLVCPVDEFNASRHVGDDSPALLPPPTPERVNEFFSFMKQRIATARKYGPAARDYAMFRTLYHAGLRSEEASLLEKPDLHFTRGPFGKLHVRFGKGAHTSGPRPRWVPMLDGLDLVLRWFLEDVRPKFPDSPVLFADESGGSLHRGTIRNRLRYLMELEGRPASERFSPHALRRACATHNYERGVDLVAIQQMLGHWTVSSTMRYVRPSATFIEDAYQRAVASTLAKLTGKDTTA; this comes from the coding sequence GTGGCCGAGGCGAGACTGCAGGTCATCGTGGGCGGGGCCGTCCCGCAGGAGCCGCTGACCACGGACCCGTGGCAGTTCCAGACCATGTGCCTCGACGCGTTCGTCGCCTCGTGGCCGGCCCGCGGGTTCAGCCCGGTGACCGTCGACAACGACATCGGGCTGCTGGAGCGGACACTCACCGCACTGGGACGGCCTGCGTGGGAAGTCACGCCCGAGGACATCGACCGCGTGGTGGGTGACCTGGCCGTTCAGGGCCGCAAGACGTCGACCCGCCGTGAGTACGTGCAGATTTTCAAGGGCTTCCACCGGTTCCTGCAGGCCCGCAAGGCGGCCGAGATCGAGGCTGCATTCGGTGTCCGTCTGGTCTGCCCGGTCGATGAGTTCAACGCCTCCCGCCATGTCGGGGACGATTCGCCGGCCCTGCTGCCGCCGCCGACACCAGAGCGGGTGAACGAGTTCTTCTCCTTCATGAAGCAGAGGATCGCGACCGCAAGAAAGTACGGACCCGCAGCGAGGGACTATGCGATGTTCCGGACGCTGTATCACGCTGGTCTCCGCTCAGAGGAGGCATCGCTGCTGGAGAAGCCGGACCTGCACTTCACCCGAGGTCCGTTCGGCAAGCTCCACGTCCGCTTCGGCAAGGGAGCCCACACGTCCGGACCACGGCCTCGGTGGGTGCCCATGCTCGACGGCCTGGACCTGGTGCTGCGGTGGTTCCTGGAGGACGTGCGGCCCAAGTTCCCTGACTCGCCGGTGCTCTTCGCCGACGAGTCAGGCGGCAGCCTGCATCGCGGGACCATCCGCAACCGGCTCCGCTATCTGATGGAACTCGAAGGACGCCCGGCATCAGAGCGGTTCAGCCCGCATGCTCTGCGAAGAGCTTGCGCGACGCACAACTACGAACGGGGCGTCGATCTCGTGGCGATCCAGCAGATGCTCGGTCACTGGACGGTCAGCTCGACCATGAGGTATGTCCGGCCCTCCGCGACCTTCATCGAGGACGCCTATCAACGCGCTGTCGCCAGCACGTTGGCCAAGCTGACCGGGAAGGACACCACGGCATGA
- a CDS encoding replication-relaxation family protein — protein sequence MPKPPPRANSRRRPAGPSGKRIAASKTGLREHGLALVDTVIAFHQAQVADHADWQLEVPHPTPAGNLVPDSAVLLADGSSAFVEIDRTKSYARLIAKLERYDAYRNAPASGRGNAARPPTLPLEGDLRRAVPGPAVSRRCCSSSPRPRAARPRQRGRPPSTTAPTVRRT from the coding sequence TTGCCGAAGCCGCCGCCTCGGGCGAACTCGCGTCGACGGCCGGCCGGACCTTCCGGGAAGCGCATCGCCGCCAGCAAGACGGGCCTGCGGGAGCACGGCCTCGCCCTGGTCGACACCGTCATCGCCTTCCACCAGGCGCAGGTGGCCGACCACGCCGACTGGCAGCTGGAAGTCCCCCACCCCACCCCAGCCGGGAACCTGGTGCCCGACAGCGCGGTGCTCCTGGCCGACGGCTCCAGCGCGTTCGTGGAGATCGACCGCACCAAGTCCTACGCCCGCCTGATCGCCAAGCTGGAACGCTACGACGCCTACCGCAACGCCCCGGCGTCAGGCCGCGGTAACGCCGCCCGCCCCCCCACGCTCCCACTGGAAGGAGACCTACGCCGGGCCGTCCCTGGACCGGCCGTTTCCCGCCGATGCTGTTCGTCTTCGCCCCGGCCCCGCGCCGCGCGGCCCCGGCAACGAGGGAGGCCGCCTTCCACGACCGCGCCCACCGTCCGTCGAACGTGA
- a CDS encoding IS701 family transposase, producing MGGELADARSWAGELRALHERFVHRFSRSEPRESALAYMQGLIAPLERKNGWTLAEEAGHAGPDRIHRLLNRIDWNADEVLDDVRDYVVEHLGDPEAVLIVDDTGFLKKGVRSAGVQRQYSGTAGRTENSQIGVFLAYAGGRGRTLIDRRLYLPTSWTDDRERCRAAGIEDTVAFETKVVTARAMVRRAIAEKIPFRWVTADAAYGFSKGWRTELERADVFHVMATTRHDTVVTRWAMDHPVHDLFPGLPRQKWKRRSCGDGAHGPRVYDWARVEVRPWHREDRRHWVIARRSVSRPQEISYYIAYCPAETTLDELIRVAGSRWAVEECFQSAKQECGLDDYQVRRYDGWHRHMTLAMAAHACLTVLRARELDTGKAETDPPTSSPSAFPSSDA from the coding sequence ATGGGTGGGGAACTTGCTGATGCCCGGTCGTGGGCTGGTGAACTGAGGGCCTTGCATGAGCGGTTCGTGCACCGTTTCTCCAGGTCAGAGCCGCGGGAGTCGGCTCTTGCCTATATGCAGGGGCTGATAGCTCCGCTGGAGCGGAAGAACGGATGGACGCTTGCCGAGGAGGCCGGGCATGCGGGTCCGGACCGGATCCACCGGCTGCTGAACCGAATCGACTGGAACGCCGATGAGGTCCTCGACGACGTGCGGGACTATGTCGTCGAGCATCTCGGCGACCCGGAAGCGGTGCTGATCGTGGACGACACGGGATTCCTGAAGAAGGGAGTCCGCTCGGCTGGGGTCCAGCGGCAGTACTCCGGAACCGCCGGCCGGACGGAGAACTCCCAGATCGGGGTGTTCCTCGCCTATGCCGGCGGCCGTGGCCGCACCTTGATCGACCGCCGCCTGTATCTGCCCACCTCCTGGACGGATGACCGTGAACGCTGCCGGGCCGCCGGCATCGAGGACACGGTCGCCTTCGAGACGAAGGTCGTCACCGCAAGGGCGATGGTCCGCCGGGCCATCGCGGAGAAGATCCCGTTCCGGTGGGTGACCGCGGACGCCGCCTACGGCTTCTCCAAAGGTTGGCGGACCGAGCTGGAGCGGGCCGATGTCTTCCACGTCATGGCCACGACCCGGCACGACACCGTCGTCACCCGCTGGGCCATGGACCACCCCGTCCACGACCTGTTTCCCGGTCTCCCGAGGCAGAAGTGGAAGCGCCGTTCCTGCGGCGACGGCGCCCACGGGCCACGGGTCTACGACTGGGCCAGGGTGGAGGTCCGTCCCTGGCACCGCGAAGACCGCCGGCATTGGGTGATCGCCCGCCGCAGCGTGAGCCGGCCGCAGGAGATCTCCTACTACATCGCCTACTGCCCCGCCGAGACCACACTCGACGAGCTCATCCGTGTCGCCGGCAGCCGGTGGGCAGTGGAGGAATGCTTCCAAAGCGCGAAGCAGGAATGCGGCCTGGACGACTACCAGGTCCGTCGCTACGACGGCTGGCACCGCCACATGACACTGGCCATGGCCGCCCACGCCTGCCTCACCGTCCTGCGGGCCCGCGAACTCGACACCGGGAAAGCAGAAACGGATCCTCCGACCTCGTCCCCCTCAGCCTTCCCGAGCTCAGACGCCTGA
- a CDS encoding DUF6087 family protein, producing the protein MDVYRRHRPAGGGATHVRPDEPRVLESWDGFACIPEGTAPNLAAAQAWAAGRPGPGG; encoded by the coding sequence ATGGACGTCTACCGTCGGCACCGACCCGCTGGCGGCGGGGCCACCCACGTCAGGCCCGACGAACCGCGCGTCCTGGAGTCCTGGGACGGCTTCGCCTGCATACCTGAAGGCACCGCGCCGAACCTCGCGGCCGCGCAAGCCTGGGCGGCTGGCCGACCAGGACCGGGCGGGTAG
- a CDS encoding NUDIX hydrolase, whose protein sequence is MTEAHTPAEIVAFLAQHAAPVMAADALIRDATGRILLVDPSYKQGWDLPGGMVDDEEPLEGLARELREELQIHDARIGRLLAVDSLPKDVYGRSLVASIYAVHIPQAPSAESLLLQHDEIRAAEYVPEAEALQRLPELLRRRVAAALEAERGAHTAHLREGAPVPVDRRDHYTMLPAPMVSATALITDQQGRVLVLEHPYHHGDGTTYRLPGGMVLAHESPRQGAAREIAEELGLTDVSVGRLLAVDSAPARIHGRALALHVFTVGPLTPQQVAGLRFPDGEIVAAHWLAPAGAISRLPERVGHRVRHGLQALATGSVAHLESGIPHPGSPVGIPADRRAELERAGALTRADYRAVRPKTYAGVTVLFTDTRGHVLVVQPTYHDDGRWLMPGGAIDSDAGESPREAAQREVSEELGLQVPIGPLLATDWFRAASGLAEVNHVYDGGTLDDQALKAIRLPRRELSQWRLSDPEDLHLLLLDRLVPRVHACLAVRAAGGGAIELVNGRSVVPAAW, encoded by the coding sequence ATGACCGAGGCTCACACCCCGGCCGAGATTGTCGCCTTCCTCGCCCAGCACGCAGCACCGGTGATGGCGGCAGACGCCCTCATCCGTGACGCGACCGGCCGCATCCTCCTCGTCGACCCGTCGTACAAGCAGGGCTGGGACCTTCCCGGAGGCATGGTCGACGACGAGGAGCCCTTGGAGGGCCTTGCCCGCGAGCTGCGCGAGGAACTACAGATCCACGATGCGCGCATCGGCAGGCTGCTCGCCGTCGACAGCCTGCCTAAGGATGTCTACGGCCGCTCTCTGGTCGCCTCCATCTACGCCGTCCACATCCCCCAGGCACCGTCGGCCGAGAGCCTCCTGCTGCAACACGATGAAATCCGCGCCGCGGAGTACGTCCCCGAAGCCGAAGCTCTGCAACGCCTGCCCGAACTGCTGCGGCGCCGTGTCGCCGCCGCGCTGGAGGCGGAGCGCGGCGCGCACACCGCGCACCTGCGCGAGGGCGCCCCCGTCCCCGTCGACCGGCGCGACCACTACACGATGCTACCCGCCCCGATGGTCTCCGCGACCGCGCTGATCACAGACCAGCAGGGCCGCGTGCTGGTGCTCGAGCACCCGTACCACCACGGCGACGGGACCACGTACCGACTGCCCGGTGGCATGGTGTTGGCCCACGAATCCCCGCGCCAGGGCGCAGCGCGCGAGATCGCTGAGGAGCTGGGCCTCACCGACGTCTCCGTCGGGCGGCTGCTGGCTGTCGACAGCGCCCCGGCCCGTATCCATGGTCGAGCACTGGCCCTCCACGTCTTCACCGTCGGGCCGCTCACCCCGCAGCAGGTCGCGGGGCTCCGCTTCCCGGACGGGGAAATCGTGGCGGCCCACTGGCTCGCGCCCGCCGGCGCCATCAGCCGGCTGCCTGAGCGGGTCGGCCACCGTGTCCGCCACGGGCTGCAAGCTCTGGCCACCGGCAGCGTCGCGCACCTGGAGAGCGGAATCCCCCACCCGGGCTCCCCCGTCGGCATCCCTGCTGACCGGCGGGCCGAACTGGAGCGCGCCGGGGCGCTGACCAGGGCCGACTACCGCGCGGTGCGACCGAAGACGTACGCGGGCGTCACCGTCCTGTTCACCGACACCCGCGGACACGTTCTGGTCGTCCAGCCCACCTACCACGATGACGGGCGATGGCTGATGCCCGGCGGTGCCATCGACAGCGACGCCGGGGAGAGCCCGCGCGAAGCGGCGCAGCGCGAGGTGAGTGAGGAACTCGGTCTTCAGGTGCCCATCGGGCCTCTGCTGGCGACCGACTGGTTCCGCGCCGCCTCGGGGCTGGCGGAGGTGAACCACGTTTACGACGGAGGCACCCTCGACGACCAGGCGTTGAAGGCGATCCGGTTGCCGCGGCGGGAGCTGTCCCAGTGGCGTCTGTCGGACCCAGAAGACCTGCACCTGCTGCTCTTGGATCGCCTGGTTCCGCGCGTACATGCCTGTCTGGCGGTCCGCGCCGCAGGCGGCGGTGCGATCGAACTGGTCAACGGCCGGTCGGTCGTTCCGGCCGCTTGGTGA
- a CDS encoding NUDIX hydrolase yields MHTVYSEADPWQWPGGTAEPGEGPWETALRECHAGIVVEGPPRLLTALFGLPGAQCPLITVGCVFDGGRLSTEQFDATTLNPASTTSVQWHWRSGRRVYRPGTSPGWRRSSKPAAQARHRTSTRGAGTSR; encoded by the coding sequence ATGCACACGGTGTACTCCGAGGCCGACCCATGGCAGTGGCCCGGCGGAACCGCGGAGCCGGGCGAGGGCCCCTGGGAGACCGCCCTACGGGAATGCCACGCCGGGATCGTCGTCGAAGGGCCACCTCGGCTGCTGACCGCGTTGTTCGGGCTTCCCGGTGCGCAGTGCCCGCTCATAACGGTCGGCTGTGTCTTCGACGGCGGCCGGCTCAGCACCGAGCAGTTCGACGCTACCACCCTGAACCCGGCGAGCACGACGTCGGTTCAGTGGCACTGGAGGAGTGGCAGGCGCGTATACCGCCCCGGGACTTCGCCAGGCTGGAGGCGGTCATCCAAGCCCGCCGCGCAGGCTCGACACCGTACTTCGACACGTGGGGCTGGGACCTCCAGGTGA
- a CDS encoding GNAT family N-acetyltransferase has product MRIHAVATAPAYRRRGFARAALMALLDHLEADGVTLYELYASEGSAPLYEGLGFAGDPALMRRTRFPNPADWSAS; this is encoded by the coding sequence GTGCGTATCCACGCCGTCGCGACGGCCCCCGCCTACCGGCGCCGCGGTTTCGCCAGGGCCGCGCTGATGGCGCTGCTGGACCACCTGGAGGCGGACGGGGTCACCCTCTACGAGCTGTACGCCAGTGAGGGATCCGCACCGCTGTACGAGGGCCTGGGGTTCGCCGGCGATCCCGCGCTCATGCGGAGGACCCGATTCCCGAATCCTGCCGACTGGAGCGCGTCATGA
- a CDS encoding NUDIX domain-containing protein, translating to MSGQQRHREPIDVHLVLRRDSSAGPEVLLSRRAGDVYAAGLWHLPSGHLDGPHEDMADGVIREALEETGVVIDRDDVSIALTVHHRSPHGGARIGVFFEVREWSGRPRVMEPAVCDAMDWYALDALPEPMVAYCRAGLDAYRCGHPGAVHFQHPGDPIRYVAGGPDRTRFLPGPSPAQDPPKAPSEFDERSPGGIGDAEDAPRRSSRPSHLSPQGEEDAAATPRLATPADAAEIARLRSELILSTPLDATWLATCTDQLAARLARGGDARAYVVDAPTGGLATCALGLIHAVLPAPRYPRAWRCVSTPSRRPPPTGAAVSPGPR from the coding sequence GTGAGCGGCCAGCAGCGGCACCGGGAGCCTATCGACGTTCACCTCGTCCTGCGCCGCGACAGCTCCGCCGGGCCCGAGGTCCTCCTGTCCCGCCGCGCAGGCGACGTCTACGCAGCCGGCCTGTGGCATCTGCCATCGGGGCATCTGGACGGGCCGCACGAGGACATGGCGGACGGGGTGATCCGCGAGGCCTTGGAGGAGACCGGTGTCGTCATCGACCGGGACGACGTGAGCATCGCGCTCACCGTCCACCATCGCAGCCCCCACGGGGGAGCTCGGATCGGCGTCTTCTTCGAGGTCCGGGAGTGGTCCGGGAGGCCGCGCGTCATGGAACCCGCAGTGTGCGACGCGATGGACTGGTATGCCCTGGACGCGCTGCCGGAGCCGATGGTGGCGTACTGCCGCGCCGGGCTGGACGCCTACCGCTGTGGCCATCCCGGCGCCGTCCACTTCCAGCACCCCGGTGACCCCATCCGCTACGTGGCCGGCGGGCCGGACCGCACCCGGTTCCTGCCCGGGCCCTCACCCGCACAAGACCCGCCCAAGGCGCCGTCGGAGTTCGACGAGCGGTCGCCCGGCGGCATCGGCGACGCCGAGGACGCCCCACGGCGGTCGTCGCGCCCCAGCCACCTGTCCCCGCAAGGAGAGGAAGATGCCGCGGCCACGCCTCGCCTCGCCACGCCCGCCGACGCCGCCGAGATCGCCCGCCTGCGGTCGGAGTTGATCCTCTCTACACCCCTGGACGCGACCTGGCTCGCCACCTGCACAGACCAGTTGGCTGCCCGTCTGGCACGCGGCGGCGACGCCCGGGCCTACGTCGTCGACGCGCCAACCGGAGGACTCGCCACGTGCGCTCTCGGCCTCATCCACGCCGTACTCCCCGCCCCCCGGTACCCAAGGGCCTGGCGGTGCGTATCCACGCCGTCGCGACGGCCCCCGCCTACCGGCGCCGCGGTTTCGCCAGGGCCGCGCTGA